Proteins from a single region of Terriglobia bacterium:
- a CDS encoding N-6 DNA methylase: protein MLHIAIKPADKLIKGYYDVLGGLGQLHFDHEGAVRTAFHDVLAGYGKKLHWTLVDEYPMKGRQGRIAIDGALLDEWKQRHGFWEAKDIHDQLEREIRKKIEQGYPTTNTIFQMPERAILYQKGVPIGLNEDIRDAKNLVELLRNFFEYREPDHEEWDAAVAEFKLRIPELAERAKQLIDAEHKSNRAFRDSFEAFYALCRQAINPNLTRDAVEKMLIQHLLTERIFRRVFHAEEFRSRNVIAAEIEKVITSMTSRQFSRDQFLSDLDRFYKAIERAAEDKDDYSEKQAFLNTVYERFFQGYSPKEADTHGIVYTPQPIVDFMVRSVEDILKKEFGRSLADRNVHILDPFVGTGNFITRVMRQIAETDKGALPYKYENELHCNEVMLLPYYIASMNIEHEYLAQTGEYKPFDGICLVDTFELAEPEQGGLEFMTEENTERVKRQKQAPIFVIIGNPPYNMGQVNENDENKNRSYPTLDARVADTYTARSLATLRNKLLDPYVKAFRWASDRVREEGVVCFVSNNSFLDNVAFDGMRACLETDFDAVYHLNLKGNAHTSGTRRKAEAGNIFDDQIRVGVGITVLVRKSPHTRPATIQVYSVDDFWTSEQKRDLLIAQRSFTRIALQPVAPDEHHNWINKGVDEFKALIPFAGKTAKHGGSLDSVFSLYSLGVATNRDVYAFNFQFEQLASAVSGMLQAYEEAVAIKTLDPQRPVEALVDTNDKRIKWTRQTKAALGNLKQTAIRRECFRNALYRPFTSCFLYFDDFWNEEQYRIPTIFPTPQSETENVAIVASVIGFRAPFTTFATSRIPELHFGCSTDGFQCFPFYTYSEDGPNRRENITDWALEQFRSHYHDPSISKWDIFHYIYAVLHHPEYRSRYAANLKRELPRIPFLAAAAAPADASLKGHDFSRAEKTAPTPPASAAEGTSSSASVPSVVNVFRSFVAAGQRLADIHVHYEQQPEYPLEKLWKPTAKLDYRVTKMRLSNKDKSTLFYNDALTLKGIPLETYDYRLGNRSALEWIIDQYQVSTDKRSGITNDPNRPDDREYILRLIGQVITVSLETVQIVKSLPEFILADKAGAVSSGS, encoded by the coding sequence TTGCTCCACATTGCCATCAAGCCCGCCGATAAGCTCATCAAGGGCTATTACGACGTTCTCGGCGGCCTCGGTCAGCTCCATTTCGACCACGAAGGCGCCGTGCGCACCGCCTTCCATGACGTGCTAGCCGGCTACGGCAAGAAATTGCATTGGACGCTCGTTGACGAGTACCCGATGAAGGGCCGCCAGGGCCGGATCGCCATTGACGGCGCCCTCCTCGACGAATGGAAACAGCGCCACGGCTTCTGGGAAGCCAAGGACATCCACGACCAACTCGAACGCGAGATCCGCAAGAAGATCGAGCAGGGATATCCAACCACCAACACCATCTTCCAAATGCCCGAGCGCGCCATCCTCTACCAGAAGGGTGTACCGATAGGGCTCAACGAAGACATACGCGATGCCAAGAACCTTGTCGAACTGCTAAGGAACTTTTTCGAGTACCGCGAGCCCGACCACGAGGAATGGGACGCTGCCGTCGCCGAGTTCAAGCTCCGCATTCCCGAACTCGCCGAGCGCGCCAAGCAGCTCATTGACGCCGAGCACAAATCCAACCGCGCTTTCCGCGACAGCTTCGAGGCCTTCTACGCCCTCTGCCGTCAGGCCATCAATCCCAACCTTACTCGGGATGCGGTCGAGAAGATGCTCATCCAGCACCTGCTCACCGAGCGCATCTTCCGCCGCGTCTTCCACGCCGAGGAATTCCGCAGCCGCAACGTCATCGCCGCCGAGATCGAGAAGGTCATCACCTCCATGACCTCTCGCCAATTCTCGCGCGACCAGTTCCTCTCCGACCTCGACCGCTTCTATAAAGCCATCGAGCGCGCCGCCGAAGACAAGGACGACTACTCCGAAAAGCAGGCCTTCCTCAACACCGTTTACGAGCGCTTCTTCCAAGGCTACTCCCCCAAGGAAGCCGACACCCACGGCATCGTCTACACTCCGCAGCCCATCGTGGACTTCATGGTCCGCTCCGTCGAGGACATCCTCAAGAAGGAGTTCGGCCGCTCGCTCGCCGACCGCAACGTCCACATCCTCGACCCCTTCGTCGGCACCGGCAATTTCATCACGCGCGTCATGCGCCAGATCGCCGAAACCGACAAGGGCGCTCTCCCCTACAAGTACGAAAACGAACTCCACTGCAACGAGGTCATGCTGCTGCCTTACTACATCGCCAGCATGAATATCGAGCACGAGTACCTCGCCCAAACCGGCGAGTACAAGCCTTTTGATGGCATCTGCCTGGTGGACACGTTCGAACTGGCCGAACCCGAACAGGGCGGCCTGGAGTTCATGACCGAGGAGAACACCGAGCGCGTCAAACGCCAGAAGCAAGCGCCGATCTTCGTGATCATCGGCAATCCGCCGTATAACATGGGCCAAGTGAACGAGAACGACGAGAATAAGAACCGGTCCTACCCGACACTTGACGCCCGGGTTGCAGATACGTACACCGCGCGTTCGCTAGCTACACTCCGAAATAAATTGCTCGACCCATACGTGAAAGCTTTTCGGTGGGCAAGCGACAGGGTTCGCGAAGAAGGCGTTGTCTGCTTTGTCTCCAACAACAGCTTTCTTGACAACGTGGCGTTTGATGGGATGCGAGCGTGCCTCGAAACTGATTTCGACGCGGTCTACCATTTGAATCTGAAGGGCAATGCTCACACCTCGGGTACCCGGCGAAAAGCTGAAGCCGGAAACATTTTCGATGATCAAATCCGTGTCGGCGTCGGCATCACCGTTCTCGTCAGAAAATCGCCCCACACTAGGCCTGCAACAATACAGGTGTATTCCGTTGACGACTTTTGGACCTCGGAACAGAAGCGCGATCTCCTCATCGCACAACGGAGCTTCACTCGTATCGCGCTGCAACCTGTAGCGCCTGATGAGCACCACAACTGGATCAACAAAGGTGTGGATGAATTCAAGGCTCTCATTCCATTCGCTGGCAAAACAGCGAAGCACGGCGGCTCTCTCGACTCAGTTTTTTCACTGTATTCGCTGGGGGTTGCGACAAACAGAGATGTTTATGCGTTCAACTTCCAATTCGAACAATTAGCTTCTGCTGTAAGCGGGATGTTGCAGGCTTACGAAGAGGCTGTAGCCATCAAGACACTGGACCCGCAGCGACCAGTCGAAGCGTTGGTTGACACGAATGACAAGCGCATCAAGTGGACGCGCCAGACGAAGGCCGCTTTGGGGAACCTGAAACAAACCGCGATACGACGGGAGTGTTTCCGGAACGCGCTCTACAGGCCATTTACCAGCTGTTTCCTGTATTTCGACGATTTCTGGAATGAAGAGCAGTACCGGATTCCAACGATATTCCCAACCCCGCAATCGGAAACTGAAAATGTTGCCATAGTCGCCAGCGTCATAGGCTTCAGGGCTCCCTTCACAACGTTCGCGACTTCTAGGATCCCCGAACTGCATTTCGGTTGCAGCACAGATGGTTTCCAGTGCTTCCCCTTCTACACCTACTCCGAAGACGGCCCCAACCGCCGCGAGAACATCACCGACTGGGCCCTCGAACAGTTCCGCTCCCACTACCACGACCCCTCCATCTCCAAGTGGGACATCTTCCACTACATTTACGCCGTCCTCCACCACCCCGAGTACCGCTCCCGCTACGCCGCCAACCTCAAGCGCGAACTCCCCCGCATCCCCTTCCTCGCCGCCGCCGCCGCACCCGCAGATGCTTCTTTGAAGGGGCACGACTTTAGTCGTGCCGAAAAGACCGCTCCCACTCCTCCGGCTTCAGCCGCTGAGGGAACGTCCTCTTCGGCCTCTGTGCCCTCTGTGGTTAATGTTTTTCGCTCGTTCGTCGCCGCCGGCCAACGCCTCGCCGACATCCACGTCCACTACGAACAACAACCCGAATACCCACTGGAAAAACTCTGGAAACCCACCGCCAAGCTCGACTACCGCGTCACCAAAATGCGCCTCTCGAACAAAGACAAATCCACCCTCTTCTACAACGACGCCCTCACCCTCAAAGGCATTCCTCTCGAAACCTACGACTACCGCCTCGGCAACCGCTCCGCCCTGGAATGGATCATTGACCAGTACCAGGTCTCCACCGACAAGCGCTCCGGCATCACCAACGACCCCAACCGCCCCGACGACCGCGAATACATCCTCCGCCTTATCGGCCAGGTCATCACCGTCTCGCTCGAAACCGTCCAGATCGTCAAATCACTTCCCGAATTTATCCTCGCCGACAAAGCAGGTGCAGTGAGCAGTGGCAGCTAG
- a CDS encoding BON domain-containing protein — MKRVSILLFLAAVVLALAVGCSRARSDAQIIGEVVTKINADPKISEKHVSVMSSNGVVTLSGSAVTEEERAQAANDAAQVEGVKTVVNNLLLDAPPSMQASALPPAVDEKVEKPAARTASPSRPGKKPSAYRERRQESASARNAANDMPIISSGPSVNTPMVAMAPMPTSSAPAVPPPPPPPTPVTIESGTVLNIRMIDPVDTGKNHAGDSFRATLDSPITVGDKVVIPEGADVVGRIADLKDAGHFAGQPELALELSSLSVNGRKYTLHTNQYSRQGKSRGASTAKKVGAGAAIGAIIGGIAGGGKGAAIGAATGAGVGGGAQAVTKPEEVRVDSEALLSFRLESPLTLMPVSNLQRPRNNYSGTYNAPPPPDNNDDDIIDYSDNSNSNSNSNRPVLKRRPGTTDQSGNNPPQ, encoded by the coding sequence ATGAAGCGGGTATCCATTCTTCTTTTTCTGGCCGCGGTGGTGCTGGCCCTGGCGGTGGGTTGCAGCCGTGCACGCAGCGACGCGCAGATCATCGGCGAGGTCGTAACCAAGATCAACGCCGATCCCAAGATTTCCGAGAAGCATGTCTCGGTCATGTCCAGCAACGGCGTGGTGACGCTGAGCGGCTCGGCCGTGACAGAGGAGGAACGCGCCCAGGCCGCCAATGACGCCGCGCAGGTCGAGGGAGTGAAGACCGTTGTCAACAACCTCCTGCTGGACGCGCCGCCCTCGATGCAGGCCAGCGCGCTGCCGCCCGCGGTGGATGAAAAGGTGGAGAAGCCGGCCGCGCGGACGGCGTCGCCTTCACGCCCCGGCAAGAAGCCCTCGGCCTATCGCGAGCGTCGCCAGGAAAGTGCTTCGGCGCGCAACGCGGCCAACGACATGCCGATCATCTCATCCGGCCCCAGCGTGAACACCCCCATGGTTGCCATGGCTCCCATGCCTACGTCGAGCGCTCCCGCAGTTCCGCCGCCTCCGCCACCGCCGACGCCGGTTACGATCGAAAGCGGCACCGTGCTCAACATACGTATGATTGACCCGGTGGACACTGGCAAGAACCACGCCGGCGACAGCTTCCGCGCCACCCTGGATTCGCCGATTACGGTCGGCGATAAGGTCGTGATTCCGGAAGGAGCTGACGTGGTCGGCCGGATCGCCGACCTTAAAGATGCGGGACATTTTGCCGGCCAGCCGGAGTTGGCACTCGAGCTAAGCAGTCTGTCGGTGAATGGCCGCAAGTACACGCTGCACACCAACCAGTACTCGCGCCAGGGGAAGTCCCGCGGCGCCAGTACCGCCAAGAAAGTAGGCGCCGGGGCGGCTATCGGCGCCATCATCGGCGGGATTGCCGGCGGAGGCAAGGGCGCTGCCATCGGCGCGGCCACCGGGGCCGGCGTCGGCGGCGGGGCGCAGGCCGTCACCAAGCCGGAGGAGGTGCGGGTGGATTCGGAAGCGCTGCTCAGTTTCCGCCTGGAGAGCCCGCTGACCTTGATGCCGGTGTCCAACCTCCAGCGGCCGCGCAACAATTACAGTGGCACCTATAATGCGCCTCCGCCGCCGGACAACAACGACGACGACATCATCGATTACTCCGACAATTCCAATAGCAACAGCAACTCGAACCGGCCGGTGCTGAAGCGCCGGCCCGGCACGACCGATCAGAGCGGCAACAATCCGCCGCAGTAG
- a CDS encoding TlpA family protein disulfide reductase, giving the protein MRKAAIIVAAVGFIIALYVGTRRHAGDRKAVAEPNSASAMAPALSLVDLGGNKIETASYRGNVVLINFWAAWCTPCAQEIPQFVAFQDRYRGQGFQILGISMEDQESALRRFYATYKMNYPVVIGNQRIAQDYGGILGLPTSFLVGRDGRIQQKYAGVTDFARLEHDIVALLQAGK; this is encoded by the coding sequence ATGAGGAAGGCCGCTATCATCGTCGCTGCCGTCGGCTTCATCATTGCTCTCTACGTTGGGACGCGCCGCCACGCCGGGGACCGCAAAGCTGTTGCCGAGCCCAACTCCGCGTCCGCGATGGCGCCCGCGCTGTCCCTGGTGGACCTTGGTGGAAACAAAATCGAGACCGCGAGCTACCGGGGCAATGTCGTGCTCATTAATTTCTGGGCGGCGTGGTGCACCCCGTGCGCGCAGGAGATTCCGCAGTTTGTAGCCTTCCAGGACAGGTACCGCGGGCAGGGATTTCAGATCCTCGGCATTTCCATGGAGGACCAGGAGAGCGCGCTGCGCCGGTTTTACGCAACATACAAGATGAATTATCCGGTGGTGATCGGGAACCAACGGATCGCGCAGGATTACGGCGGCATCTTGGGGCTGCCGACATCGTTTCTCGTCGGGCGCGACGGCCGCATCCAACAGAAGTATGCCGGCGTGACCGATTTCGCCCGGCTGGAGCACGATATTGTGGCACTTTTGCAGGCGGGCAAGTAG
- a CDS encoding rhodanese-like domain-containing protein produces MKGIENRLPGRGGVAAALIVFLVTCLALIAAAQSGGKAIPSSELPSGSAELIQPEELLKTLSSRGAKSLVLYVGPRFLYAQAHIPGAEFIGPASDPQALDRLRKRAAALPKNARIVLYCGCCPWEHCPNIRPAFQELQKMGFRNVKALYLANSFGANWAEKGYPVEKGEAR; encoded by the coding sequence ATGAAGGGAATAGAAAATCGCCTGCCTGGGCGCGGCGGTGTTGCGGCCGCGCTGATCGTTTTCCTTGTCACCTGCCTGGCGCTGATCGCCGCGGCCCAGAGCGGGGGGAAGGCGATACCGTCTTCCGAATTGCCATCGGGCAGCGCGGAGTTGATCCAGCCCGAAGAGCTGCTCAAGACGCTTTCGTCGCGCGGTGCCAAATCGCTGGTTCTGTATGTTGGCCCGCGCTTCCTTTACGCGCAAGCGCATATACCCGGTGCGGAATTTATCGGGCCGGCCTCAGACCCGCAAGCGCTTGATCGTCTGCGAAAACGGGCTGCGGCACTGCCGAAAAATGCGCGCATCGTGCTGTACTGCGGATGTTGCCCGTGGGAACACTGTCCCAATATCCGGCCAGCGTTCCAAGAACTTCAGAAGATGGGGTTTAGGAATGTGAAGGCGTTGTATTTGGCGAACAGCTTCGGCGCCAACTGGGCGGAGAAGGGGTATCCGGTGGAGAAGGGTGAAGCGCGATAG
- a CDS encoding VWA domain-containing protein, whose protein sequence is MSGSPPPRHERAGAPTLRRTVSALVALLSLGLPASPVRAQQIPTFSSNVKVVNVPATVRTKKGEIVRDLTKDDFTVSEDGRPQTIKYFAKESDLPLSIGLLVDTSLSQRRLIDQERSASFSFLRQMLREDKDRAFVIHFEGEVELLQDLTSSRQKLESALNALETPQQVRRGGGGGWPGSGRRGAAHGTGGTALYDAVFLASDEVIRKQEGRKALIILSDGVDNASRVSLERAIESAQRADTMVYSILFADEEGYGGGWGRIGGGMGRRGGGYPRYPQPQSSTADGKKVLERISRETGAHLFEVSKKLPINEIYARIQEELRNQYSLGYTPDRIEGGYHKIHLATKQKDLIVQARDGYYAQP, encoded by the coding sequence ATGAGCGGGTCGCCACCACCAAGACACGAGCGAGCCGGCGCGCCGACGCTACGCCGAACGGTTAGCGCGCTGGTTGCACTGCTGTCTCTCGGCCTGCCTGCAAGCCCGGTCCGCGCCCAGCAAATTCCCACGTTCTCCTCCAACGTCAAGGTAGTGAACGTTCCAGCGACGGTGCGAACCAAGAAGGGGGAGATTGTCCGAGACCTCACCAAGGATGATTTCACGGTGTCGGAAGATGGGCGTCCACAAACGATCAAGTATTTTGCCAAGGAAAGCGATCTTCCGCTTTCGATTGGCTTGCTGGTCGACACCAGCCTGAGCCAGAGGCGGCTGATTGACCAGGAGCGCAGCGCCAGCTTCTCGTTTCTACGTCAAATGCTGCGGGAGGATAAGGACCGGGCCTTCGTCATTCACTTCGAAGGCGAGGTGGAACTGCTCCAGGACCTGACCTCGTCCCGGCAAAAACTAGAGTCGGCCCTGAACGCGCTGGAGACGCCCCAGCAGGTCCGAAGAGGAGGAGGCGGCGGGTGGCCGGGATCGGGGCGCAGGGGCGCCGCACATGGGACCGGTGGGACCGCGCTCTATGACGCGGTATTCCTGGCTTCCGATGAGGTGATCAGAAAACAGGAGGGCAGGAAGGCGCTCATCATCCTCTCCGATGGCGTGGACAACGCCAGTCGAGTCTCGCTGGAACGGGCGATTGAATCGGCGCAGCGCGCCGACACCATGGTGTACTCCATCCTGTTTGCCGATGAGGAGGGGTACGGAGGAGGCTGGGGCAGGATAGGCGGGGGGATGGGCAGGCGCGGCGGCGGCTATCCCAGATATCCCCAACCTCAATCGTCCACGGCGGACGGCAAGAAGGTGCTGGAAAGGATATCCAGGGAAACCGGCGCCCACTTGTTCGAGGTTTCCAAGAAGCTGCCGATCAACGAAATCTACGCCCGCATTCAAGAAGAACTGCGCAACCAATACAGCCTCGGATACACTCCCGATCGCATCGAAGGCGGCTATCACAAGATTCATCTTGCGACCAAGCAGAAAGACCTGATCGTGCAGGCGCGAGACGGCTATTACGCGCAGCCGTAG